AGGAGTCATCAGCGATTCTAAGCACCAGGAAGAAGCGAAAGCTTTTCTCTCCTTTCTCCTGGGCAGGGAAGCTAAACAAACATTGGACAAATATGGATTCTCTACTAAATAATCTAGGCTCGGCTGAATTTTGGGCTCCGGTTCAGCTTTCGCTAAAGGTTGCAATGCTTTCCAGCGTTTTTATTATCTTATTAGGTACCCTCACAGGCCGTTTGATGGCACGGGCTACTTTTCGCGGGAAAGCAGCTGTGGAAACGTTGATTATGCTTCCGCTCGTTCTTCCGCCTACTGTAGTTGGATTTTTTTTAATTATCATCTTTGGCAGGAACAGTATAATTGGACAAGGAATTGAACAGCTGTTCGATCAGCCTGTCATTTTTACTTGGTGGGCGGCAGTAATTGCATCATTGGTCGTCGCTTTTCCACTGATGTATCAAACAGCAAAATCCGGGTTTGCGGACATCGATTCCGCAGTTGAAGAAGCAGGAAGAGTGGACGGAGGCAGTGAGTGGAAAGTCTTT
This window of the Bacillus gobiensis genome carries:
- the modB gene encoding molybdate ABC transporter permease subunit, producing the protein MDSLLNNLGSAEFWAPVQLSLKVAMLSSVFIILLGTLTGRLMARATFRGKAAVETLIMLPLVLPPTVVGFFLIIIFGRNSIIGQGIEQLFDQPVIFTWWAAVIASLVVAFPLMYQTAKSGFADIDSAVEEAGRVDGGSEWKVFLYLSVPLAARSLLSGSVLSFARALGEFGATFMFAGNIPGQTQTIPTAIYVALDSGNMHLAWLWVGAIMLISFFMLLLVQLKKW